In the Nothobranchius furzeri strain GRZ-AD chromosome 1, NfurGRZ-RIMD1, whole genome shotgun sequence genome, tgcaatattgatgttttaccaccacaaataaaagaaagaaagaaaacaatcttttatatagcgcctctcaacataaaaataacacatgcctggaggagttctgatgtGTGGTAGAGctactaatgctaacgttagcttctactagcagagacattctctgctgtttcctggacgctaaaacaacagccttccctgttgtgagtcgagatgggagagtccatgattgttaagggtcagtgtgatgtagatctgtcagtcttttcaaatcctagagtttcaccatctattttccacAGAAGAGAATGACAAATTTAACCCTGAATTTAGTTTGCCAGGTTGTCTATCAGAAATTGTGATTTCCGCGTTGttttaagcttctattaaataTTTTTGTATAGCTGAAGCCAAGATGATATTATTATCCTAACAACTGTCATGCAGAGTCTGAAATTGTTAAAACACACTAAtcagtggggcagcagtagctcaggtggtagagcgggttgcctcatgatcggagggtcatgggtttgattccagctcccgccaggggtatcccgctgttgtgtccctgggcaagacacttcacccaacttgcctgtgttagtggtggtcagaggggccgacggcgccaaatggcagcctcgcctctgtcagacctccccagggcggctgtggctacaagtagcttaccatcactagcagtgtgtgaatgtgagagtgtgtgaaagcgtctttgggtgtctagaaaagtgctatataagttcaatgccttattattattattattattattattttctatcagaagctaatgcaggagataggtgtaggagactattttcatgttcagcctgcatgaaaaactctagaGTGACTgatgatcagaaataatcattaaaatgttttttcagtgaacgacAGCTTTGATTATACTTGCCTAATAGCCTTTTTTGAATTTCTGTAGAAATACAAAAAGGTTTAACTGTTAACTGGTCAGGGTTAGCACTAAAGGATGGAGACATCTTAATGGATTAAGACGCTAAATTCCTACTAGTGCGGTTGTTCTTATCTTTATTAATTATTACTTAAATGTAATTTCTACTCTCATATCTTTTCAAATTTCATCAGTAAGAATATTATTAGGACAAAGAAATTATATTATTGCTTTGTAGAACAGGAATTACAGAGACGTGTTGGtgattaaatattaaaatggcTTGCCGTATGGGCTTGTTTTAGACAGCTACAGGGGAAATGTAGAACAACACAATATGAACCGTCACTCACTGGATTGTTCTAAAATTACTGTTAAACTTGTTTAGGCACTAATTACATTAGTGAGTAATTTAATCTTACGCAGATGGAGCCTTGGTGTTGGGGGGTCCTTGGTGCACAATTTTCAGGAACTacaaagccccattcccatctgtaccgggtcggcccgggccgggtagccccagtcggccccagtctggcccggttgtttccacacatccttgtcttaagcccatgtgggctgattctacccaccaatcagaggcttgctctaatggaaggtgtgaatgggctgactctacccaccaatcaaaggcttgctctaatggaaggtgtgaatgggctgactctacccaccaatcaaaggcttgctctaatggaaggtgtgaatttcttgtcagcagtgggtgtgttggccctggtcggcctgaagcagtacccctcgggaagagggccgagaatgagccttggttggcccgggaaaattccaggccacccagatatgtaaacaacctacgctacccggcccgggccgacccggtacaggtgggaatggggctcaagTTATCCACAtctcagctgagcttcagacgacaggatttggggtcttatttcctgatatttagacatctcgcctcggattggataacagcaatgggaCCATCACTGACTCAGTTTGATTTGCAAcacggatgttttatctccacaaataacaggcTATAGGTCATGacttcaagttcttgggaactatcatttccagggatctgaagtgggaaacaaacatcaactccatcctcaaaaaggctcagcagaggatgtatttcttacggcaactaaggaagtatggcctaccacaagagctgctgatcatcttctatactgctgcagtcgaatccatactttgctcatccatcactgtctggtttgggtcagccacaaaaatggacaaatgcagactacagcgtattattaaaacagcaggaaaaatcattggtgcccaactgccctctgtccaggaactgtacatcagcaggaccaggaaaaaggcagagaatattgtccaagatgccacacatcctgcttctactctcttccatctcctcccatctggcagacgctatagatcgctgtacacaaaaactaccagacacaagaacagtttctttccttcagccatttctctcctgaatctgtagattcttttaccatccttttactatagtttttaatacttaatcagtatgcttatggatatgtgtgtgtgtgtgtgtgcgtgtgtgcgtgtgtgtgtgggtatgtaaatatgtatataggtgtgtgtgtaaatgaacatgtgtgtgggtatacatgttcttatgtgtttttaggtatttttattctcatttattgtggttgttgtatgttttagagagcgaacatctaccgaagacaaattccttgtaaatgtaattttacttggccaataaatctgaaatctgaatctgaacacaagcctgtaggagttctgcagtgtggtggagttgctaatgctaatggttagcttataccagttgagacattctctgctgtttcctggacactaaaccataaACAAAAAATCTATTCtccaccagaagctaatgcagaagataggtgtaggagactattttcatgttcagcctgcatgaagaactcaaagtgaccgataataatcagaaatgagaattaaaaaatgttttttcagcatTCCACACCTTGAAGATACTTATATATACTTTGTTAGGGTTTGGGTAAACACTACTACATGACAGCTAGCGTGTGGACAAACAGCTATGGTGCTCATGAGGAAGTGCAGCTTCATAGGAAATCCTCCTGACTAAGCTCACTGATGAATGAACCCCCCTCTTGAATTCTCTTGATTTCTGGCGTGGCTGTGGTGTGTGCCCTGAAAGTCTGATTAAATGATAAAGCAGCAGCTCAGATGAGAACTTTACTTTGTCTTCGTGGACATGAACGTTTTTGACCTACTGTAGGAGCAGGTCAGGAACCCAGCAGAGCTGTGTGACCTCACAATGGGTGGGAGACAAACTGCTCTGCCAATGAAGCATCAGTCTGTCCTTGAGCAGCTTCACCCCATCTGAATGAGGCCTTCACTGAGAGTCAAAGGTCAGATTCAGGAGGACAGAAGTGCTTCTTCGCCCTGATCAGGACGCCTGAGGGTCTGTGAGAGTCTTAATGTGTTTGAATGACAGTCATGTCTTATGTCAGTCTCATGCAAGCTTGAAAGATAAACTCATCCAAGTTTGGGTTGAAATCTTTTAGCTACCCTCCAAACATAATATTTTCATTTTGAAGTCATTCATGTCCATGATGAGGTTGTAAACTTCCAAGTGAAGCGGTTGGAGCTTCCCGTTAGCTACGAGACCCCGTCCTGTGATTACCGACCCACCAGACATGTTGCATGCAGGGAAAAATTAACAGTGACTGACCACTACTGCTGAATGTCCTCAGAGCCTTACGGAGACTTTAAGATAGTGGAAACAGACAGAGACAAATTCAATTCTAAACAATGCTTCCTTCACAGCAGGAGCAGATTCATCAGCCAAGTGTATGAAGTCTCTCATGGAGTTGGTTTTTAACCACTGCTCTCTAGCTTTAGCCTGAAGGTGGACATGTTAGTAAGCTAACAGGACAATCACTGGACTGGGGCAGTCTGTACACCTGCTGTGGCTCAGGTGTTTGATAAAGGCGATGCATGCGATCAGTGCAGAGGGTCTTTGGGTGATACTCACTGCACTGATGAAGGGCAGGTTTAGGATGGAGCCAAGAACAGGTATTCTTCTGATAAAGCCCACAACAACAGGAAAGAAACCCCTGCAAGTGAAGACAGGAAGAGAGTAAGACAAAAACTTCtgacatttaaaaatgttaagtTCTTTCGTTACTTAAAAGAATAGAAATCCCCTGCAAGCTGTTATGTCAGCATTTCAAATTAAGATCTGATGTTTAAAAATGGTAGCTTTATAGCTGTTTAGCTCTTCTGTCTCTACATTTCAAAGCTCTATAACGGACACAGGCTAAAGGCATTCAAAAACAAGACAGGAATTCAAGCCGTTCTTCTAAAAAAATACCTGAATAAAAGAAAAAACCCATATATCTCCAGCAAGACTCCGATGATAGGCCAACCAATGAGCACCACAAAAATCCCTCCCAGGAAGAAACTGGTGGCTTTCATCTTGTGCTTCTGAAAGAAGAATCGGAAAGTCCTCTCCAACCCGATGACGAAAGCGAGTCCAGCGACAAACAGGATCTATGGAGGAAGCAGATGATTCGGTCACTGAAGATCTCATCACAGCAGTTTTTGGTCTGGACTCCCACTTAATTCTGTTGTAATTCTGCTCCTGAGTTTTGGAGCAAGGTTCCATTTTACAACACTAGGATTTTACTACAAATTAAATTCTACATATCAGGTAATCACGTTAGTTGTGTTTCAATGTTTTTCAGGTCAAAATTCTGActgaacaaatatagttaaagtcCTTTTTTTGCCCAGAGTCCCGGTTCCTTAGAGATCAGCAGGTTTATTAATGAAGAATGAAGGATCTAAAATCCTGTGTCTTGCTATCAAACCTTAGAAATGAGTACATTCATTTGTTTTCATCAAATCTGTATGCCACTGAGGTAACATCAATATATAATCATGTAATCAGTAGCACACATGATGATAAACAATACTCACATTCCCGATAGCCAGCAGTGCCTTGTCAAAGAAAAGGATCATCCCAAAGAACAGGAAAAACACACCGAAGCCTGTTAATCCCATCCCAATCTCTGTGGACACAAACAGAATATCACTCATCCACTCTTTTATCAATTCTCgcgagagaaaaaaacaacaactaacaATTAGCTTCAGAGATAACAATAATGGCTCTGGATGAGttttattgtttaataattgGCTAGCGTAAGTCATAGAAGCACAGCTGCTAGCGCCACCACATACACAAGTTTAACTAGAGCTAAAGCTAGGGGAACGCCGGTTTGAATACAGCTGTTGTTAAACAACAGGTCTTACTTTGGGAGTCCGTTAGCGAAATCATCTTAACGACAGAAGggaaaagaaaaacaagtaggAAAAGTTTAAATAAATCTTCTAATGGTCTCAATGTAGGTTTTAGATGACAGTTCTGCAGATGACAGGTTCCACTGAATCAACAGCCACGTCTTCCGGAAACACTCCTTCGTGGCATTTAAACTTCCGGGGCCCTGGAACAAACCACAGAGTTACATTCAACAAAGCAACGTTTCACGTCAATATTTCAGTTATATTTCCTAGAATATACATAATGTTCTATACATTTCTAGTGTCATACACACACATTTGTCTGGCCGAGTTTAGGTGTTCTTTGTGAAACAGAAAGGTTTAAACACTCTGAACACATCTTTATCAATCTTACTCAGTAAACGTCTTGAATGCCACTTATAGTCATATATTTAAACCTGGATTATGTCTTCCAGGCAGCACTGATTAGTGTGTTTTAACAATCTCAGACTCTGCATAACAGTTGTTAGGATAATTAATATCA is a window encoding:
- the golt1ba gene encoding golgi transport 1Ba isoform X2, with product MISLTDSQKIGMGLTGFGVFFLFFGMILFFDKALLAIGNILFVAGLAFVIGLERTFRFFFQKHKMKATSFFLGGIFVVLIGWPIIGVLLEIYGFFLLFRGFFPVVVGFIRRIPVLGSILNLPFISASP
- the golt1ba gene encoding golgi transport 1Ba isoform X1 — translated: MISLTDSQKIGMGLTGFGVFFLFFGMILFFDKALLAIGNILFVAGLAFVIGLERTFRFFFQKHKMKATSFFLGGIFVVLIGWPIIGVLLEIYGFFLLFRGFFPVVVGFIRRIPVLGSILNLPFISAYVDKVGESNSMV